The genomic segment TGGCCGGCTTGATGGACGGCTCTGTATCGACATTAGCACCGGTATTTGCAGCAGCCCTGGCAACCAAAGACAGTTGGCAGGCCTTTCTGGTTGGCTTAGCCGCCTCTCTTGGTGCAGGTATTTCCATGGCATTTGCCGAAGCAGTTTCAGATAACGGTTCACTAACCGGACGGGGAAACCCATGGCTACGTGGAGCTTCCTGTGGCGTAATGACCACCCTCGGCGGGCTGGGTCATACCCTTCCCTTTCTTATTAGTGACTTCTGGACGGCAATGACCGTTTCTGGACTGGTGGTGATATTCGAACTGGCTGCCATTTCCTGGATCCGTAATCGCTATATGGATACACCGTTTCTACAGGCGGCCTTTCAGGTGGTTGTCGGGGGATTGTTGGTTTTCGCTACCGGGTTAGTTATTGGTAGTTCGTAGCATTATCATTTTCAGATAACCATAACGATGCCAGAGAACTGGCCACGTTATGGTTATTCTTATCATTATTTAACGCTGTTATTATGCTCTGCCAGCCAACGATTCATCGTATCGATTTCTTGTTCCTGAGCGTTAATCACCGCTTCCGCCAGTTTACGAATTTCAGGATTTTTACCATATTTCAGCTCAATACGGGCCATCTCAATCGCTCCCTGATGGTGAGGAATCATTCCCTTCACAAAAGCCACATCAGGATCCGACTCCCTGACCGCAGCCATCATCGGCTCATGCATCATGCTCATGGCGGCGGCATACTCTTTGCCTGCTGGCGTCAGAGAACCCTTGTCCATCGCACTCACTTGTTGATGCACACTATGGCTAACTGGTTCTGCGGCAATAACCGCTCCCCATATGAAGAACAGCAATAACGAGACCAAAATAGATTTTTTCATTGTGATTACCTGATACTGTAGAAATGGATTCATTCTGTAGCCAGAAAACAAGTCTCAGTTTAGTGATGCCAGCCAGCTACCGATAAAGTATTGTCGAAAAATCACATTCATGCCTTTTTCTGGCAATAATTCTGTAACATTGGATAAGGTAAGCAAATTGCCTGACGGTTAAACTATGCTAAAATGGAATCAATTAGTTATCATGACATTGAGGTTGTGAGTTTCAGACGGAACCTTAATGATGAAAATTAGAAATTTCTTTATTTTTATTATCTTATTCATAATTACATCACTGAGTATTCTTTCCATTTCTACCATTAGTGGTGATTTGTCCGACCTTCGCGCTAACATCAAAGAACAAAATAAAATTAAATACCTCCAGCTATTATTGATAGCAGGTGAACGTATTTACGATGAACACCAGATCTCAAAAATGGCCTCTTATTATCAGATCGCTGGCCCGATAAATTATCACCCTGTCGATACGGCAATTAATAATCTGCTCGAATTTACTGAACATGAGCCTAAAAAAGATGAGTTCCCTCACGATAAATATGCTGCTTTAGAAGTTAACCGGCTATCGGAAGAGATAAGAAAGGATAAACGCTTCGCCAGCTCTTACTCTTTTAATCGACTGGAATCGATTATTGAGTATCAGATTATTCAGATTCAAAACCACTCTGCCGAATTTATGATTGCCATTGAAGGCGTCAGATTAACCACTCAGCTATATAGTTTTTTTACCGAACTTATCGATCAGCTGATTGATATTGAAGTATCTCATAGCATGGATGAATCATCGGCAATTAAAGCTATTAAACTGTTGGGTGCCATTGATGAAACAGAGAATCGTCTGGTCTCCATACAGAAAAACTACCTTAAGCACAGTAATAAAAGTGAAGAGATAGATGCCTTAGTCAGCGAAGTTTTCAGCCATGACACGATTAAAATAAACCATCTTATTTACAATAACTTTGATCATACTGTTGCTAACAACGTTGGATTACAACGGGTTAATCACTCCTACTTTCAGGCAAAAAACCATCTCTCATCCTTGAATAGAATATTGCTGAACGAAGCTATCGATATTTCGGCTAACCAAATTTACCTGTCCAGAATCAAAATCTATAGCATGGTGTGTTTTCTGGCGATCTTCTTTTTGTTCGCCATTCTGCCTATTTCAGTCATGATCTTTAAACTTAGCGGCGCCTTTACACTGGTTCAGAAAGCCATTACACAACTCTCCAATAATGACCTGAACATCAACTTTAATGAAAATCAAAGCCGTTTTAGTTTTGAACTGGAATCCATTATGCAAGCATTGGCTAAACTGAAAAAAATCCAGATAGAAAAATACCGACTGGAAAATCGCAATAAAGAGTTAATCCGCAAGCTCCAGCTCAGCGCCACCACCGATTATCTCACCGGTATCTCCAACCGTCGGGCGTTTCTGGATGCTATTCGATATTTACCCGCAGAACAGCAGTACAAAGCATCGCTGGCTTTAATTGATATTGATAATTTTAAGCGTATTAACGATCGTTTCGGCCATAGCTGTGGAGATGAAGTATTAATGAAATTTTCCCGATTGCTTAAAACCTTTTTCAGAAAAGAAGATCTGTTTTGCCGTTACGGCGGAGAAGAGTTCGCTATCTTGCTGTACGATTGTGACAATCAGCAGGTACAAAAAACGCTCGACTGGCTATGTAAGAAAACTCGCTATCTCTCGGTTATGGTTCCGGAGTCAGAGAAAGAAAAAGTCTATTTCACTATCAGTATTGGCACCACTGAACTTGCGGATCGGTCCAGTATTAATCATGCGATTAATCGCGCGGATAAGGCGCTGTACCATGCTAAAACAACCGGAAAAGATCGGGTCATTACCTATACTCAGCAGATTGAAGCGCCAACGGTATAATCATTCCTCATTGGTATTATTTCCTTCGATAGTTACCTTTTTATGATCAATCCCCTGATGATTTCTGCAAATATTCGCTATCATCCGCCAATAGTTAAATATGGATTGGATCACACCGGATGAGATTTGCCTTAAACTTTAGCTTATTACTGATATCGTTAGCTATTTCAGCTGCTTGTCTATGGATAGCCAGTCATAGTCAATGGTATTGGGCCATTGCTGCCATTTGGTTTTTTGCACTAATTAATAATATGCCATTTGCGGTGATGCATGAGGCGGTACATGGTGTAGCGGCCAAATCTGAACGCGGAAATCGTATTATTGGCACCATCGCCAGTTGGGCTTTTCCCACCTCTTTTTTATTACAGCAACAGGCGCATCTTGACCACCACCGCCGTAACAGGACGGATGAAGAGTTATACGACTATTACCTTCCTCAGCAGTCAAAATGGCTACGTAGCACCTAGCTTTATATGGGGAATCTGTTGGGGTTTTACTGGTTTTTTGTGGTATTGGGCAACATCATTTATCTGTTTGCCTGCGGGTTCTACCGTTCAAACGTGTTCGTTCATAAGATAGCGCCAGTATTAGGTTTTGGCCCTCAGGTTGCAGAACTGGTTAAGTTACCTGCATTTCGGGTGTGGTATGAAATTGCCATGTCGTTTGGCTATCAGGCACTGCTGTTTTGGCTGTTAGATTTAAGCTGGCTTGGCTATCTCGCCTGCCAAATTGCCTTTGCCCTTCACTGGTCGGCATTACAGTACGTTGACCACGCCTGGAGCAGCAGAGATGTCAAAAATGGAGCGTGGAATTTAAAAGTACTGCCGGTTTCACGCTGGCTTGCGCTAAATTACCATTATCATCTGGCACACCACCAGAAACCGGAGGCCCCTTGGTATCAACTCCCTTCATTAGTTGACCATCAGGCACAACAACCCAGTTTCTGGCGCGTCTATTTTAGTCTGTGGAAAGGCATTCGTCCGGCACCTCCAATGTGTGCCCCGGCAGACCTAACGTTTCTTTTTCCGGAAAACAAAGAAACCAAATAAGACTCCCAGCAAGATTCCGCCTACGGCACCACCAATCGCACTTTTCATGATGGTGTCGCGGGCTTCATTCAGTAATGGGTTATCCATAAAATCAGTACCGATATGGATGGCTTTTATCTTCCAGCGCCCTTCTTCTATCGCCAGCGTTGCCGTCCAGCGGGTATGAAAATCATAGGAGCGCCCATCGCTCAGACTATATTTCTCTATCCCGGTTCCATAAACCACACCCCAGGTTTTATCCGGTGATAGCTCAGTAACAACATCTGGCACAAACGTAATATTTAACTTCTTTAAAAAACGTTCAGGACCAAACCATTTCTGAAAATAAGGCACCACCTGCTGCTGCCCATCGATAAATTCCTGAGTAATCGGCGTAGCTTTAATCTCTTTACTCAATACCGGCAACATCTTTTCATATTCACCGCTGTTAATGGCATCGGTCACCGTTTGTAATGCCTGACGTAACTCATCATGAATCACTTTGTCCTGCTCTTCAGCTTGCACAGTAACGCTAAACAGCATCACGACAAGAATCAGTAATTTTTTCATAACGTCTGTCCATAAGTTGATAAGTAAAAAACGACAACAGCACACCCGAAACAACATCCAACAAATGATGTTGGTGAGTGAACACGGTAGAAAGTATTAAACCTGTTAGCCAAATCATCAGGCTATAACGAACCAGAGGCCGGCAATGTCGCACGATTGCTAAAACAATAGTGACAGAATAGGCCACATGAAGTGAAGGCACCAGATTATGAGGTTTATCTAATGCAAAAATATATTCAAATATCCCGCGATAAAGATCGCTCTCCGGCAGCTGACGGGTGAACCCTAACCGGGCAGGAAACAACAAGAAGATTATCGCACCAATAATGGTTACCAGAATAAGTTCAGCGGATAATCGCTTTAGCTCACGGGAGTTGAGGAAAAATACTGGCAGCATAAACACCAGATACATTGAGAGATAAAACCAGACAAAAGCGGGAATAAAGGGAATTGCCAGTTCCGCCTGCAAATAGAGCGCAAAAAAATCGCTACGCGTACTGGTAAACCAATTTATCGTGGGGTACAACCCAAAAAAGAATACGCCCACCCAACAAGCGTAAATTAAATACGTCTTCAGGCGTTTGGTAAACGGTTCTGCGGTTAATTCCATTTATCTAAATCGCATAAGTAATCATGGCGTTATAATCTCATAACTCTCGGCTAAATAACCTGAAATACTGATTATTTCAGACCAAACCTCATCTGGTGTTTTTTATGCACTTCTTTACGGAACAGCAACGTATAACGCCAAAATGAAGCCATCCTTGATAACGATTGCAGAGTCATCCTGATATCTGAAAAGCGTCGGATGATAGAGGGTAAGCTATTAAACTGGCTGCGGGCCTGATGGCAAGCATTTGTCAGTTGTTCTGCCGTCATTAATTTAGGATTAAACGCCGCCTGATTAAAACGATACTCAGGATGCAGCCACCACTTCTGATCGTAAAGCAACCTTCCCTGCTGTTGTAGCTGGATATAAAGTGGGGGTATTGGGATAAGGCATCAAAATATTGTATGCAGCAAATGCAAAGCGGTTCTTCAGGGCAAACTCCACCGTTTGTTCAATGCTTTCCAGAGTATCGTGATCGTAACCCAGTGTAAAAGCAGCCCAGGTCTGCATGCCGTGGTCGCGAAGTACAGCAATCTCATCCGCATAATGCGAGAAATTTCGCATGTTGGGTGATTTTCTGGCATCCTTTAAGCTCAGTGGATTGATGGACTCAAACCCCATCACATTTCCCCAACAGCCGCTTTTTTGCATTAACGACATCAGTTGACTGTTCTTAGTGACATCCAGACTGGCCTGACTAATCCAGTTTACTTTTAAAGGAATGAGTGCATGACAAAGTTCAGTCAGGGCGGTTTGATCTGAAGCGATATTGTCATCCACAAAGAAGATAAATTTGCGTTCCTGCTGCTCGATTTCTCGCACAACATCATCAATTTTTCTTAAGTAATGCTTACGCCCAAAATATTGGGTTACCGCACAAAACTGACAGGCAAAACGACAGCCACGAGAAAACTGCATCAGAGAAATTGGCAAATAATCCTTTCCCCGAAAGATATCACGCCGTGGGAGCACGCTTGCTCCGCAATGGGTTATCTGCCCGGTACCAACCGGTGCATCATAACGCGCTTTTAAGCGATGGTGACGAGCGTCATTGATTAGTTCATGCCAGAGGGTTTCTGCATCACCGGTAAACAAACTATCTGCATGTTGAATCACCTCTTCCGGCAACAAACTGGCGTGAATTCCCCCCATCACTACCTTAACACCCCGGTTACGGTATTCACTGGCTATCTCATAAGCCCGACGGGCGGTATAGGTTTCCACCGTGATAGCCACTAAATCCGTAGGTTCATCAAAGGGGATTTGCTCCATCCGGTCGTCATACATCACCACTTCCACGTCATCCGGCGTCAACGTGGCTAAAATCCCCAGCATCAGCGGTTCCATTCGGCCTTCATCAATATAGAGGCTGTGCTCCATTCGCCCAATGGTTGGTTTAATTAGCGTTAGCTTCATCCCTTTTCCCCTAACCGTTTACCCTGCTTCCTGATAATTTCCCGATGCGAAATAATATTGGCCAGCAGAGCAATACCTCTGTCCTTCCAATAGGTTCGTTTACTCAAACTCAATAGCCGTTTAACTATCGAAGGGTAACTGTAAAACTGTTTTTTAGCTGAAAAGCAAAGTGCCGTTAGTCGCTCTGCCGTTATCTTGTTAGGCTGAAAAATCGGATCGCCATAACGATAGTCAGGATCTTTCTACCACAAAGGTGATATCAACCGCCCCTCTTCTGCCAGCCGCTGGTAAAGTTTTGACCCCGGCGTAGGAATTAACAGATTAAAATTGGCGATTTCCAGTTTATTGCGCAGAGCAAAATCAATAGATTGCTGAATAGTCTGCTCATCATCTTCGTCATAACCAAAAACAAAGGTGCCATAAATGCTAATACCTCGGGTATGGAGCGCCTTCACGACCTCATCATAATCACCTGCTACACGATTCCAGGACTTTCCCATCTGCTTTAAATTTTGTGTATTCAGGCTCTCAAAACCAATCAGTGCAAAACGACATCCCGCCTGTGCCAACCGATCCAAAAGTTGTGTATTTCTTGCCACATCAATGCTGATTTGGCAGCCCCAACGCCGCTTCAGCGGTTTAAGCATGGTCAACAGCTCTTCGAGAATAACCCGGTTACCAAACAGATTGTCATCAACAAATGCAATAAACCGACGGGGATCCAACGCCATTAGTTCTTCACGCAGTTGCTCTACAGGGCGAGCCCGAACGGTGGAGTGATAAAAACCATGAATAGAACAAAAATCGCAGGCAAAGCGGCATCCCCGGGTATATTGGACCAGTTCAATTGGGGCATACTTTTTACTGCTAAAGATAGCGCGATCGAGCAGGTAATCATTCAGCGGTAGGCTATGATCGCCATGGTAATAACGCTGTAATCTCCCCTGTTGTTTATCCTGCAATAATCTTTCCCAGGCACCTTCGGCATCACCAATAATGACGCTGTCGGCATGCTCCAATGCTTCATCCGGTAAAAACGTCGGGTGATATCCTCCCATAACGACCGTATTTCCCTGAGCGCGATAGCGATCGGCTAATTGATAACTCCGCAATGCGGTAAACGTTTCTACTGAAATTGCTATCAAATCGGCCTGTAAAACATCAGGGATTTCTTCTACCCGATCGTCATAAAAAATGATTTCATGTCCCGCAGAGCGCGCGGCTAAAATTCCCATAGCCAAAGGCGGCATGGCATCAGTCGTGCGGTAATCCCCCATATTGGGACGCAACAGAACGATTCTCATAGAATAGCGGCTTCCGGGGCGATTGCCTGTTGAGGCCATACAGGGCTGGAAACTAAATCAACGCCATATAAACAAGTTTTATAACTCAGCGGACGGAAACGTTTTATCACTGCATTCAGCATTGGATGGCTGTATGCCACCCCAAAGGTCAAAACGTTGGTGGTGCAACGGGACAACGCATCATCAATCAAAGAGAGCATATCCTGATGGTCTGCAATAGCAAAAAAGGCTAAAAAACTCTGATCCAGTGCTTGCTGTTTTGCTGGCAACGCGACTCGTTTCATCAGGCCGGCATAACCATTGTAAATCGGTTTGAGAGTACGCCAGATTGAATGATAATCCAGCGCCATCACCTGTTTAAATGCCTGCTGATTCCATAGTACTGCACAGGCCCGTAATTCAGCGTTCACCCGATAGCCCCATACCGGTAAACCAGAATTTATCAGCCACTCAACGCTTAACTGCGGGCTTAGCTGATAGCCGATGGTCTGTCGATGGTAGAACTCTACCACGTCCTGATATTGTTCCACCGTTTGGTTCTGCCACAATCCCAAATAACGACCTCGCTGAGTGCTTATTGCCAGCGTACTAAGCTCGCCTAACGGGGAGTAACGGGGTAATCCGGTATTCTCTTTTTCCAGCAGTTTTCTTGCCGTCAGGTTATCGCTGGCAATACTGGTGTAACAATACGGTGGCGGTGACAGATGCTGTTTAAGATAGTCAAAACCCGATCTCAGTACGCGAATACGGTTTCGATAATGATGACTAACGCGTAAACTGTTCAAATATCCCAACGGCTGCAATTGTCCATTGATAAAGCCGTTATGTTTAGTTAGCTGACACATTCCCACCACCCTATTATGCTCTTCTGCCAGCACAGGATACTCGGTGCCAAAATAGTGCAGATTAGAGAAGTAATCAGGCCGTCTAGTCATCACCATGTCTATCGTTCCCTGCATAGCATTCTCTTCCAGCAGTTGTAATAGCAACGAGCTATGTTCTGGTAATGCTGTCTGAAAATGCACTATCTCACCTCCAGCAACGGCCCTTGCCAGGTCTCATCACCTAATGGGTAACCGTTACGGGCACTGATTTCATTATGATGTAATGCATTAATGGGAAAATAGTTGCGGAACATAAAGAAGTCATGGCGATTATTCCAGCTACGTTTAGCGATAGAACGCCAGCCATAAAACGTTCTACGAGCCTCAACGCAGCCTTGAGTTACCTGCTGGGGTGTTAACTGGGTAGGGAAAAATGGCAGCTCGTTGTAACGATAGCTATCATCTAACCACCAGCTTTGGTAACGAAGACGATTCTCCTGTTGCAGGCGAGTGTAGAGTGGCGTGCCGGGGAACGGCGTCATATGGTTAAAAGCCGCAATATACATTCCCTGTTGCTGAGCAAAAGTCACCGCCTGCTGGAAAGAATCAACATTATCGTGATCATAGCCAAAAACAAAGGTGCCATATACCGCAATACCATATTTACGTAAGTTGGCTAACGCCTGAACAAACCCGCCTTTCATGGTATTAAAGTTTTTATTCATCAGCTTCAGGTTGGCTTCATTGAGCGATTCAAAGCCAATCAGTACACCTTTACATCCGGACTGAGCCAGTTGCTTTAAAAAACTCTCATCATGGGCTGCATTAATACTCATCTGGGTAATCCAGCGAATATTCAGCTTTGCTAGTTCAGGAAGCCATAAGCGACTTTCGCTGATATTACCGGCAAAATTATCATCCACAAAAAAGAACAATTTCTTATATTTTTTCTGTTCAGTTAACTCACTTAATACCTGATCAGGATCCCTGCGACGATACTTACGTTGATAAAAAGTTTGAACCGCACAAAACTCACAGGGAAAACGACAGCCACGCCCCGTTTCTACCAGCCCTATGGGTAAATAACGCTTATTTCGAAACAGGCTACGGTCGACGCGTACGTGACTGA from the Limnobaculum zhutongyuii genome contains:
- the copM gene encoding CopM family metallochaperone, whose protein sequence is MKKSILVSLLLFFIWGAVIAAEPVSHSVHQQVSAMDKGSLTPAGKEYAAAMSMMHEPMMAAVRESDPDVAFVKGMIPHHQGAIEMARIELKYGKNPEIRKLAEAVINAQEQEIDTMNRWLAEHNNSVK
- a CDS encoding GGDEF domain-containing protein, encoding MMKIRNFFIFIILFIITSLSILSISTISGDLSDLRANIKEQNKIKYLQLLLIAGERIYDEHQISKMASYYQIAGPINYHPVDTAINNLLEFTEHEPKKDEFPHDKYAALEVNRLSEEIRKDKRFASSYSFNRLESIIEYQIIQIQNHSAEFMIAIEGVRLTTQLYSFFTELIDQLIDIEVSHSMDESSAIKAIKLLGAIDETENRLVSIQKNYLKHSNKSEEIDALVSEVFSHDTIKINHLIYNNFDHTVANNVGLQRVNHSYFQAKNHLSSLNRILLNEAIDISANQIYLSRIKIYSMVCFLAIFFLFAILPISVMIFKLSGAFTLVQKAITQLSNNDLNINFNENQSRFSFELESIMQALAKLKKIQIEKYRLENRNKELIRKLQLSATTDYLTGISNRRAFLDAIRYLPAEQQYKASLALIDIDNFKRINDRFGHSCGDEVLMKFSRLLKTFFRKEDLFCRYGGEEFAILLYDCDNQQVQKTLDWLCKKTRYLSVMVPESEKEKVYFTISIGTTELADRSSINHAINRADKALYHAKTTGKDRVITYTQQIEAPTV
- a CDS encoding YybH family protein, with the protein product MKKLLILVVMLFSVTVQAEEQDKVIHDELRQALQTVTDAINSGEYEKMLPVLSKEIKATPITQEFIDGQQQVVPYFQKWFGPERFLKKLNITFVPDVVTELSPDKTWGVVYGTGIEKYSLSDGRSYDFHTRWTATLAIEEGRWKIKAIHIGTDFMDNPLLNEARDTIMKSAIGGAVGGILLGVLFGFFVFRKKKR
- a CDS encoding phosphatase PAP2 family protein, with protein sequence MELTAEPFTKRLKTYLIYACWVGVFFFGLYPTINWFTSTRSDFFALYLQAELAIPFIPAFVWFYLSMYLVFMLPVFFLNSRELKRLSAELILVTIIGAIIFLLFPARLGFTRQLPESDLYRGIFEYIFALDKPHNLVPSLHVAYSVTIVLAIVRHCRPLVRYSLMIWLTGLILSTVFTHQHHLLDVVSGVLLSFFTYQLMDRRYEKITDSCRDAV
- a CDS encoding B12-binding domain-containing radical SAM protein, which produces MKLTLIKPTIGRMEHSLYIDEGRMEPLMLGILATLTPDDVEVVMYDDRMEQIPFDEPTDLVAITVETYTARRAYEIASEYRNRGVKVVMGGIHASLLPEEVIQHADSLFTGDAETLWHELINDARHHRLKARYDAPVGTGQITHCGASVLPRRDIFRGKDYLPISLMQFSRGCRFACQFCAVTQYFGRKHYLRKIDDVVREIEQQERKFIFFVDDNIASDQTALTELCHALIPLKVNWISQASLDVTKNSQLMSLMQKSGCWGNVMGFESINPLSLKDARKSPNMRNFSHYADEIAVLRDHGMQTWAAFTLGYDHDTLESIEQTVEFALKNRFAFAAYNILMPYPNTPTLYPATTAGKVALRSEVVAAS
- a CDS encoding B12-binding domain-containing radical SAM protein; protein product: MRIVLLRPNMGDYRTTDAMPPLAMGILAARSAGHEIIFYDDRVEEIPDVLQADLIAISVETFTALRSYQLADRYRAQGNTVVMGGYHPTFLPDEALEHADSVIIGDAEGAWERLLQDKQQGRLQRYYHGDHSLPLNDYLLDRAIFSSKKYAPIELVQYTRGCRFACDFCSIHGFYHSTVRARPVEQLREELMALDPRRFIAFVDDNLFGNRVILEELLTMLKPLKRRWGCQISIDVARNTQLLDRLAQAGCRFALIGFESLNTQNLKQMGKSWNRVAGDYDEVVKALHTRGISIYGTFVFGYDEDDEQTIQQSIDFALRNKLEIANFNLLIPTPGSKLYQRLAEEGRLISPLW
- a CDS encoding GNAT family N-acetyltransferase, with amino-acid sequence MHFQTALPEHSSLLLQLLEENAMQGTIDMVMTRRPDYFSNLHYFGTEYPVLAEEHNRVVGMCQLTKHNGFINGQLQPLGYLNSLRVSHHYRNRIRVLRSGFDYLKQHLSPPPYCYTSIASDNLTARKLLEKENTGLPRYSPLGELSTLAISTQRGRYLGLWQNQTVEQYQDVVEFYHRQTIGYQLSPQLSVEWLINSGLPVWGYRVNAELRACAVLWNQQAFKQVMALDYHSIWRTLKPIYNGYAGLMKRVALPAKQQALDQSFLAFFAIADHQDMLSLIDDALSRCTTNVLTFGVAYSHPMLNAVIKRFRPLSYKTCLYGVDLVSSPVWPQQAIAPEAAIL
- a CDS encoding B12-binding domain-containing radical SAM protein, yielding MRLTFIHPAIGHRANESYLRSWQMEPLPIATLKGLTPAHIETRFYDDRMEVIPYDEPTDAVAISVETYTAKRAYQIASEFRRRGVPVIMGGFHVTLVPEEAARYAESIMTGEAESIWHELLDDLQHQTLKPHYRGEQTDLSHVRVDRSLFRNKRYLPIGLVETGRGCRFPCEFCAVQTFYQRKYRRRDPDQVLSELTEQKKYKKLFFFVDDNFAGNISESRLWLPELAKLNIRWITQMSINAAHDESFLKQLAQSGCKGVLIGFESLNEANLKLMNKNFNTMKGGFVQALANLRKYGIAVYGTFVFGYDHDNVDSFQQAVTFAQQQGMYIAAFNHMTPFPGTPLYTRLQQENRLRYQSWWLDDSYRYNELPFFPTQLTPQQVTQGCVEARRTFYGWRSIAKRSWNNRHDFFMFRNYFPINALHHNEISARNGYPLGDETWQGPLLEVR